The proteins below come from a single Candidatus Palauibacter soopunensis genomic window:
- a CDS encoding aldo/keto reductase: protein MFTRRDWLRSTAAAGAALSLNPRILRAFASQEMITRPIPSTGEELPIVGLGSSATFQRVALSDDHTQIEGVMQALVDGGGSVFDTAPSYGRGASERAAGDICRRLGISDRIFWATKVNVAGRGGGSADPDAARAQIERSFEYFGVPVIDCIQVHNLGDPPVQVGILEELKAAGRVRYIGITSTSKRQYPALIQSMQDYPLDFIGIDYAVDNVSAAEEILPLAAERKIGVLVYVPFGRSRLWSRVGDREVPEWASEFDAHSWAQFFIKFAAAHPAVTVVTPATSRAEHMVDNLGGGMGRLPDEDQQQRMIEFVSQLPEAG from the coding sequence CGGGCGCGGCTCTCTCTCTCAACCCCCGCATCCTGCGCGCGTTCGCGAGCCAGGAGATGATCACGCGGCCCATCCCCTCCACCGGGGAGGAACTGCCGATCGTCGGCCTCGGGAGTTCGGCAACCTTTCAGCGCGTGGCGCTCAGCGACGACCACACGCAGATCGAAGGCGTCATGCAGGCGCTGGTGGACGGCGGCGGCTCGGTGTTCGACACCGCACCCAGCTACGGGCGTGGGGCGTCCGAGAGGGCGGCGGGAGACATCTGCCGGAGGCTCGGGATCTCCGACCGCATCTTCTGGGCGACGAAGGTGAACGTGGCCGGGCGGGGCGGGGGCTCCGCGGATCCGGACGCTGCACGGGCCCAGATCGAGCGCTCGTTCGAATACTTCGGCGTCCCCGTCATCGACTGCATCCAGGTCCACAACCTGGGAGATCCGCCGGTGCAGGTCGGGATCCTCGAGGAACTGAAGGCGGCCGGGCGCGTCCGCTATATCGGGATCACCTCCACGAGCAAGCGGCAGTACCCGGCGCTCATTCAGTCCATGCAGGATTATCCCCTCGACTTCATCGGCATCGACTACGCGGTGGACAACGTGAGCGCCGCCGAGGAGATCCTGCCGCTCGCGGCCGAGCGGAAGATCGGCGTGCTCGTCTACGTGCCCTTCGGACGCTCCCGGCTGTGGTCGCGCGTGGGCGACCGCGAAGTGCCGGAGTGGGCGAGCGAGTTCGACGCCCATTCCTGGGCCCAGTTCTTCATCAAGTTCGCCGCCGCGCACCCCGCCGTGACCGTCGTGACCCCGGCTACGAGCCGCGCGGAGCACATGGTGGACAACCTCGGCGGCGGGATGGGGCGTCTGCCCGACGAAGACCAGCAGCAGCGCATGATCGAGTTCGTGAGCCAGCTCCCCGAGGCCGGCTGA